The Oreochromis niloticus isolate F11D_XX unplaced genomic scaffold, O_niloticus_UMD_NMBU tig00007864_pilon, whole genome shotgun sequence genome has a segment encoding these proteins:
- the LOC106096514 gene encoding nuclear GTPase SLIP-GC-like gives MDDFVRNKLIEWQLNELEERFEANKITEESLFCLTENDITELIPLVGPRARFRCRLEQLKNEQNKRQETPEFSAQASLPRSSKGKRQSDLHGESSERQPPTKRQRDSAKETRILSEVKDIMKEVKDHINDKEQLGAFIKNKISDLETDKRELVGVFGRTGAGKSSLINAIINEMNLLPTGTISACTTVMIKVEANTSSSKYEAQIEFIKKEEWDDELWSLKTLKEADDDYWDLDEKLSALYGEERKDKSPETLMEPKYFKNIPEFLESTKKSLECETAQELFQRLRMYTKQEDGPKQEDGKRAQQWFWPLVKCVTVRVPNNDLLQHVTLVDLPGNGDRNKSRNEMWKQIVGDCSTVWIVAEITRAASETEAWEILKSGLIGNGGQCQQIHFICTKSDPADDRVTKNKKAKEKVMNEFHTLNKTLSEQFSDKDFEVFTVSAQEVLKRKRVKEDDNEIPKLQDILQNLNECHSETDIYVNGAYGILSLIEGARGRNEGVGKADGVCKVLEKNMTEQLDQVKKALEKAIKDFEQCLTEGVKNSQTSEEKLKTFLDCDENTIVFKQLQAVVRKNGIHKPKNGEEINLNTMLASCLTDSIDKNFRKTFPNDVKGRYFDGVISRFSLDTKPLLPENLDVKLQLIFLQTEEERIKAKLNKIILKKKKIIYNSLTETIVKSMQKGYDDAKKISGKDALENMRNTLETHVSSNRNMYEDAKKTMLEKMDKLKTTICKELKETMEHSIKLSFKADVCPLPDVSKHLKTVQRYHDEV, from the exons ATGGATGATTTTGTAAGAAACAAACTGATTGAATGGCAGCTAAATGAGTTGGAGGAACGATTTGAAG CTAACAAAATTACAGAGGAAAGCCTTTTCTGTCTTACTGAAAATGACATCACTGAGCTAATCCCTTTGGTTGGTCCAAGGGCAAGATTCAGATGCAGACTTGAGCAGTTAAAG aatgaacaaaacaaaagacaagaaaCACCTGAATTTTCTGCTCAG GCTTCACTACCTAGGAGTTCAAAAG GAAAAAGACAATCAGATCTTCACGGGGAGTCCAGCGAAAGGCAACCACCAACTAAAAGACAGCGTGACTCAG CGAAAGAAACAAGAATATTATCTGAAGTGAAAGACATAATGAAAGAAGTCAAGGACCATATAAACGACAAAGAACAGCTTGGTGCTTTTATAAA GAATAAAATCAGTGATTTGGAAACTGACAAAAGAGAGCTGGTTGGTGTTTTTGGACGAACTGGGGCTGGAAAGAGCTCATTAATCAATGCCATCATTAATGAGATGAATCTTTTGCCTACTGGAACTATCAGTGCATGCACCACAGTCATGATAAAGGTGGAGGCTAACACTTCCAGCTCAAAGTATGAGGCACAAATTGAGTTCATTAAAAAAGAG GAGTGGGACGATGAATTATGGTCACTGAAAACTCTAAAGGAAGCTGATGATGACTATTGGGACCTGGATGAAAAGCTGTCAGCCCTGTATGgagaagaaaggaaagacaAATCCCCTGAAACCCTCATGGAACCAAAGTATTTCAAAAATATTCCAGAATTTTTGGAGTCCACGAAGAAATCTTTGGAATGTGAAACA gCTCAAGAGCTATTTCAAAGACTTCGTATGTACACAAAGCAGGAAGATGGACCAAAGCAGGAAGATGGAAAAAGAGCACAGCAGTGGTTTTGGCCACTAGTGAAATGTGTGACTGTCAGGGTGCCAAACAATGACCTCCTCCAGCATGTTACACTTGTGGACCTTCCTGGAAATGGTGATCGTAACAAGAGCAGGAACGAAATGTGGAAACAG ATTGTTGGAGATTGCTCCACTGTGTGGATTGTGGCTGAAATTACTCGAGCAGCATCAGAAACTGAAGCCTGGGAGATCCTGAAAAGTGGCCTGATTGGAAATGGTGGTCAGTGTCAGCAAATCCACTTTATCTGCACCAAGTCTGATCCTGCAGATGATCG AgttacaaaaaacaagaaagccAAGGAAAAAGTGATGAACGAATTCCACACACTGAACAAGACTCTGAGT GAGCAGTTCAGCGATAAAGATTTCGAAGTGTTCACAGTGAGTGCTCAAGAGGTCCTAAAAAGAAAACGTGTAAAAGAAGACGACAATG AAATACCCAAACTTCAAGACATCTTGCAAAATCTCAACGAGTGCCACTCTGAGACAGATATCTATGTGAATGGAGCTTATGGGATTCTGTCTTTGATTGAAGGTGCCAGGGGCAGAAATGAG GGTGTTGGAAAAGCAGATGGTGTATGTAAAGTCCTTGAGAAAAACATGACAGAACAACTGGATCAAGTgaaaaaagcacttgaaaaagcgATCAAGGATTTTGAACAATGTCTTACAGAAGGGGTTAAAAATTCCCAAACCTCTGAAGAAAAGCTGAAAACCTTTTTGGACTGTGAT GAAAACACTATTGTTTTCAAACAATTACAGGCTGTGGTTAGGAAAAACGGCATCCACAAACCAAAAAACGGGGAAGAAATAAATCTCAACACAATGTTGGCTTCCTGTTTGACTGACAGCATTGATAAAAATTTCAGAAAGACCTTCCC aaatgatGTTAAAGGCAGATATTTCGATGGAGTCATCAGCAGATTTTCACTTGACACAAAACCGCTGCTTCCAGAGAACCtagatgtcaaactgcagctGATATTTCTCCAGACAGAG GAGGAAAGAATTAAGGCAAAACTCAACAAAATAAttctaaagaagaagaaaataatctACAACAGTCTAACAGAGACAATTGTGAAAAGCATGCAAAAGGGCTATGATG ATGCAAAGAAAATTTCAGGAAAAGATGCACTGGAAAACATGAGGAACACTCTTGAGACACATGTATCCTCAAATAGGAACATGTATGAGGATGCAAAAAAGACCATGTTGGAGAAGATGGATAAACTGAAG ACGACCATCTGCAAAGAACTGAAGGAAACCATGGAACACTCCATTAAACTCTCATTCAAGGCTGATGTTTGCCCTCTTCCAG aTGTTTCAAAGCATCTTAAAACTGTGCAGCGATATCATGATGAagtttaa